Below is a window of Dehalococcoidia bacterium DNA.
AGCGGTCTTTTACCTGCGCTCGCGCGGCATCGGTTTCGAGGCGGCGCAGAGCCTGCTCACTTACGCGTTCGCCGCCGAGGTCGTCGACCAGGTCAAGCTCGAAACGGCCCGCAAAGAGCTCCAGGAGTTCCTCCTGCGGTGGGTGCCGCAGGGGGACGTCGTACGGGACGCCATCTGAGCGGGGCCGGTGCGGGGATTCGAATGTCTTCGATGGCCGTACTCGAGAAGCTCGACGGCAAGCGACTCCGTGCGGACTTCCCGATCTTCGCCGTGCGGAGCCGGCGCGGGCCGTTCGTGTACCTCGACAGCGCGGCCACGGCGCAGAAGCCGCGCCAGGTCCTCGAAGCGCTGACGGACTTTTACGCGACCCACTGGGGACCGGTCGCCCGCGGGGTTTACAAGCTCTCCGCGGAAGCCACGAACGCGTACGAGGCCGCGCGTGCCGAGGTTGCGGATTTTCTCGGGGCCGGGTCGGCCGAGGAGGTGGTTTTCGTGCGCGGCACGACGGAAGCGATGAACCTCCTCGCCGCGACGCTCGAGGAACG
It encodes the following:
- a CDS encoding aminotransferase class V-fold PLP-dependent enzyme: MAVLEKLDGKRLRADFPIFAVRSRRGPFVYLDSAATAQKPRQVLEALTDFYATHWGPVARGVYKLSAEATNAYEAARAEVADFLGAGSAEEVVFVRGTTEAMNLLAATLEER